In Phaseolus vulgaris cultivar G19833 chromosome 10, P. vulgaris v2.0, whole genome shotgun sequence, a single genomic region encodes these proteins:
- the LOC137817906 gene encoding uncharacterized protein, giving the protein MIPVEIQESSHRSENFVAKESNEERRLNLDLLDEAREEARIKAEALKRRVEYKHKSKLKPQQFLVADLVMPKAHTYQLENKLSPKWTGTFRVIETLGNGAYKLETLEGGTIPRTWN; this is encoded by the coding sequence ATGATTCCTGTtgagatccaggaaagctcaCATCGTTCCGAGAACTTCGTGGCCAAGGAGTCTaacgaggaaagaaggttgaacctAGACCTgctggacgaagccagggaggaagcacgcatcaaggctgaagccttgaagagaagggtcgagtaTAAGCACAAGTCCAAGTTGAAACCTCAACAGTTCCTGGTCGCCGACTTGGTGATGCCAAAAGCTCACACCTAccagctagagaacaagttgtctcccaagtggactggaacATTCCGTGTGATAGAGACACTTGGGAACGGAGCGTACAAACTCGAGACCTTGGAAGGTGGGACAATTCCTCGAACATGGAATTGA